Proteins encoded in a region of the Podarcis muralis chromosome 4, rPodMur119.hap1.1, whole genome shotgun sequence genome:
- the C4H3orf38 gene encoding uncharacterized protein C3orf38 homolog isoform X2 produces the protein MDFGHAWSTLRNLSTVIKKAINAIVLYSQSAEELLKRKKVFREVIFKYLAAKGVVVPPSSEKHQLVDRAKEYWCEQLKDNGSEEIYTKPDVQKPEEGGKEGGDKQDHSKDCHSLGEEFCQWFFGILNSQNPLIGEPHDEWGPQHFWDDVILKFCYNTSEQNMEEYLGAELVSLRLLSLVKEEYLFLNPNLDAGGLKWTVSRHGLVVVAVAGTVHRNTSCLGIFEQIFGLIRCPFRENTWKIKFVNLKIVGQNAVEPGTHLERPCIKYEQEELQEFYVSNDLSLVESQKS, from the exons AAGCCATAAATGCCATCGTATTGTACAGTCAAAGTGCTGAAGAGCTGCTGAAGAGAAAGAAGGTATTTCGAGAGGTAATCTTCAAGTATTTGGCAGCAAAAGGAGTCGTAGTGCCGCCTTCTTCTGAAAAGCACCAACTTGTTGATCGTGCAAAGGAGTACTGGTGTGAACAGCTAAAAGATAATGGCTCGGAAGAAATCTATACTAAGCCTGATGTACAG AAAcctgaagagggagggaaggaaggaggagacaAGCAAGATCACAGCAAAGATTGCCACAGCCTGGGAGAGGAGTTTTGCCAGTGGTTCTTTGGAATTTTGAACTCTCAGAACCCGTTGATTGGAGAACCACATGATGAATGGGGACCACAACATTTTTGGGATGATGTAATCCTAAAGTTTTGCTATAACACTTCAGAACAAAACATGGAAGAGTACTTGGGTGCAGAATTGGTTAGCCTTCGTTTACTGTCATTGGTGAAAGAAGAATACCTCTTCCTGAACCCGAACTTGGACGCTGGTGGGCTGAAGTGGACAGTTTCACGACATGGGTTAGTTGTGGTGGCAGTAGCAGGCACAGTTCATAGAAATACTTCTTGCTTGGGCATCTTTGAACAAATCTTTGGACTCATCCGATGCCCCTTTAGGGAGAATACGTGGAAAATCAAGTTTGTGAACCTAAAGATTGTTGGTCAGAATGCCGTGGAACCTGGGACCCACTTAGAAAGACCTTGCATAAAATATGAGCAGGAAGAACTCCAGGAATTCTATGTTTCCAATGATCTTTCCTTGGTTGAGTCTCAAAAATCCTGA